CAAATATTTGACCGCAACAAAACTAGTGCATGCTGTGGTCATGGTCCTTCAATTGAGCATTTACATCTGAACATCAGGAGGCATGAAGTGGAATCTAATGACACTTTTTTAGAGAGAAGAAATCTATTGATATACTTTGCCCATCTGGTGCCGGTTAATTTGTTTCCCTAGCACTATGATTTGGGCTTGTCACGCTATTTCCAATTAGCTTCCAATGATACATCAGAAAGAGCAACCCAACAAGATCCAACGGTGAATTTGTGAAAAGATGAATGAGATCCGACGGCGAAGACAACAACGGAGTGAACCCAACAGGAATCGCTACCCTACCCGTCCAAGACCCCACCGGTTAATAAAGCCCCGAAACTTCGACTCGTCATCGCCTCCGGCGGCGCCGCCCTCCGCCGCGCGGCCAGCTCTCTCATCTGTCACCGTCGCGGCCGAGGCGAAGTCGGGCCTGAGCTGGCGGTGCTCTCTCCATCCATGGCCCCTCTTTCTCGTCTTGCCTCAAGTAAGAAGATTAGGTCGATCTGTGGAGCAGTCTCTTCTTATCGGTGTTTAGAATCCTCTCGTTGCTGTCCCCCAAGGTAGTTCTTTTCCCTTTCCTTGAATCTAATCTAGGGTTTCTTTACCAATACTTCCTTATTAATGTTAGATTTCCTGAGGGTGCAGTTAAAATTCCAttatggattttttttaaaatttatttttagttttttttttttttgtagcaagAATGTTTGTTATTAAAAGTAGGATTTTTCATGTCTAATCAAACTCTTTGAGATTTTCTTGTGGTCCTTTCCCCCTCTTCATTTACAATTCTTATTTAGAAGAAAGAGTTATGTATATTGAATCACTCTCACTTAGGTTTCTGCGGGAGAACTGAATTTCCATCAATTTTGTTGGGAATTATCCAGTGTCATCTATGTTATGTTGGGCATGGCAAAATTGGACTGCGTTATTCAATTTAACGCTTCTATGTACACTTTATTGTCTGAAATTTGTTATAAGCAAGCTCAAGTTTAATGTTTTTCTTGCTCATTTGAGTGATTTTGTTGGAAGAGTAGGTTGCGATCATCACTTAATGTACTAAATAAATCATATATGAGCACACTCTGGTTTAATTTATGTGTATCAGGTTTTATGGATGGAATGACAAATAGATAAACAGAGGTCTTATACAATAGAGCAAGATGGATGAAGTGGATGCATAACTCCAGAGTTTTTAGTGATTATCCTATGCTTATGAGAATTCTCTTATTTCTTTTAAGAGAACACTAAGGCTAGCGTTATATCACTTGATATATCAGGTATCTAGGAGGGGTCTAGAACATATGACAGAAACATCAGAGAGGGGGGCACAAGATTTTCAAGGGGTAAATGTAGGAAAAGAAGTTAGAAATAAGCTGGCAATGGAATTTCATGTCCTTTATGTGTAAATTGTAAAGTTTTTTACACTTTATTTAAGTATTatgatcatgtctaacaaaaatTGAAAGATAATCTAGTGAGAGAGGGAATAGGGTGTGTGTGGGATGGTTGGCAAAGGCAAATGAAAGGCTGAAAGAATCTGTGTAGAAACCAAGGATTCAAGTCCCAGTGGGACATCTCATGTGTTGGGACAGAGCCGTCCTGCTAGCATCCTAACATTCCGATCGAGATATCTTGAGACATCCCCTATCCCAAGTGTCGGGATAAGGCGGGACAGTAGTGCATCCCATTCCATAGAAAAATCGAGATATTTCTAtctcacgggatttaaaaccttgatagaAACATGAGAAGATATTGGGAAAGGTTTGGTGATCGAGAAATTACCTTCAAGGAAGAAGCATATGTAAAACTGACTCTAATGCGGGCTATCCTCGTGTGATTACTCTCCTCAATGGTTTAATTCAATACATGCCCTATTTAAGATTCTTTCTTGATGCCAATTGATTTTAAGAAGGTTCAAGGAGATTTTTAGTAGGAGGAACTGGAACACATGCTATGAATATAGGTACCCAGGCACCATGCTCCTACCTATCTGGTATATACACAAAATTCAGAATGACTGGTGCCATAGGATACATTAATCCATGTGTAATAGACTTAAATGATTTTTATCCTTTTAACCATATTTTTGAATGTGGGGAGTAAAACAAGATGTCCAAatgagttgaagaaaaaattgagtcTGGTGATGGATTTATCTTTGGGTTGGCAATACCATGTTTTAGGCTCTTATCCTAAGCTTTAGAGATTACTGCATTTTAAGGTCTGCTTATAGGTAATTATAATGGGAAGGACTGTGGACCTGTTGTTTGTAGCATAGAGGTTAGGGGTGTCATGTTAAAAATTGACCATTGtggattttaatttgattctcaGTTTTCTTAATAGTATtacattttgataaaaaattgaaatatgttGTTTTTCATTCTATTCTCAATTTGCTTAATAATATTACATTTTGATTGCTGTGGAGGATGCATATATAGTATGTCTGGACcacaattatatattttttagaccAAGTTTTCCTTCAAAGATTATAGAGTATGGTATGTCTTGAAGTCTGGCTGCTTTTGTTTCCTTTGGTCGGGCTCCTGTTAGGGTGGAATTATTTGTTAGATGATGACACTGGAGAAAACTCTAAGATGTATCAATTCTGCAACATGTATTCTTAACTTTCTTAGGTCTTTCAATCCAAATGTGTAATTTCTGTTGGAAAGATGATGAGATAAGCAGCCACCTGTTTCGCAAATATGAGGTTGTCTAGCAAACCTGATTGCACTTTCTTGAGTTAACGAAAATGTATTCCTATGGAGTGGAGGGGCACTGATTTTTAGTGGTTTTTCTAAGTGTCAAGGTGCTAGGTGCTTGACTCCTAGCATTGTGTTTTTGGTGatctgaaaagaaagagatatcatTTGAAGATAAATTGAATCCACTCTCTTAAGGCTGATAATATGAAGATGATATTATCTTTCAGTTCATATATTTCCAAAGACTGCTAGCATTTATAACTTGGTTTTGTGTCACTTTGAAGTATTACtattcatttttcaactaacataGTGAATCTAGCCATCACCAAGCTGCTTCATTCATTCCTCAGAACAATTTTGCTTTTCACTCTTTCAGAAACTGGAAACCTAGCATAAATCTCTGATTAGTGGGAGACTGTCTTATCCATCTTGTGGTTTCTAGGGCTATTAAGCTGACTATTTGTGGTGAATCAAAAGTTAGGTTCTTCTTCCCATCTCAAAAGAAGTACAAGAGTTCTATAGGGATGCTCTAATCGGGGATGTGGTGACTAAATAACTTTTTTTTGTTTATTGTTAATTAGGCTTCCTCAGAAGCTTGGAAGTACCTCTCATAAGGTACTAGACAATTTGACATCCCTAAAGAAGGTGGTATTGACTTTTCTCATTTTCTTGATTTTAAATATCCGGTAGATTCCCTCTTTAGGAACTTCTTGTacatattttgtatgataaagaATCATAAGACCTTCTACAATTGGATTATTGGTGAGGGATTGCAGTGGCATCATCTTCCAAATGATTTATGACCAACCCGATAGACCACATGTAGAAGGAAAAGCAAAGGCAAGGTTCTCTGTATCATCTCTAAAAAGTCCAAGGAGCTCATAAAGGATCCTTCTATTGTAAAAGGTGATCCAAAGAGATGCTTTCTTTTGTTCTAGGCCTGTTTGAATCTCACCTCCATCTTTGTCTGTGGTCTTGTCAATGCAATAGAAGGTGGTAGTATCTTGTCTCATGTTTTATGAGTGCAAGATTTAGACCTCTCTCTTATCTATTATTCAATATCTACCAATTATCTCCAATAAAAGAAGAAAGTGCAGTGGATTTCACACATTCTTATTACTTTATTTAAATTCTCTAGACTCATGAAGCTTTTGTTGGTCCAAGTTTGtctcttctttattttctctTAGTACTTGACCGTTCATGTAGATTTATATCTAATTCAAATTCTTTGCAAAGCATTCtcaatctttttttcttaaaacatttGGAAATTCTAGTCTGTAAACTTGTGCTGGATGGCTGTTAAATATCTTCTGTAGAAGCTATGCATTCATTTTTTATTGAAAGATATTCTTTTGGAGCATTGCTGTCATAATGATTTTGTTGATTCATGGCTGGTTGACCCTTTTTTTGGCTGTAATGCATGCCAAGTTGGCCTTGGATCTAGCAATCAACTCAATACTTTGTACCTACCAGTTAGAGTTGATGGTAGCCATTCAGCTTGCTTACATGTCAAATGCTTGGTAGGCATGAACTATGATCTAGATCAAGTGAGATTATTTGAATAACTAAAATATACCTAGTAAACAAATTCTGCCATGTCCTATAATTTCTTAACTTACCCTTAAGATTCACTAGAAAGCTAGCTTTTAGAGTGGTTGAACCTGTGCTTTGGCTAGTCAAAATTGTGCAACCATTTTTGTGACTATTTGCCATGATAATTGCTGCTTTATATACTTAATGTTGTGAATTAGCTTTCTTATTGTTTTGAATTAGCAGTGCTGATATATGAGGTTAATTTATCAAATTCTTTATGCTTTTATTGTATAATATCCTTTAAGCGAAAGCGTTGGATGGTTGGATGGCACAGGGGATTGTATACTTGCAGAGATTATATTCACGAGTGTCTCCAACTCTGTAGCTGCTCTAATATTGTCAATTAACTATATTTTCCACTCTACAACCTTCAAACATCAAGTAGTATTGTTTCCATGATATTCATTCAATTAAGTTACTTTCTGATTCTTCACGGGGGCATGTGCAAATTACTAGAAACTTGTGCTTGCAGGACTTCTTGGACGGGATTCAGTGATGGATATTGCTCGATGCCAGTGTTATTTATACAAAGATTCACAATGGTTTCTCATTTTTCTATGTGTTCGTGTCCACATCAGAGAGAATACAAGACCATCTCATTTTCAATGCCCACTGCCATGTCTTCTTTGACAGTTCAAAGATCAGTTACATATAAATTATTTGGCCTTCAAAGGTGGCAACCTGTTAGATTTAGAAGCAATGCGTTAGTGACGCTGGATACAGATGATAATGTAGCTAGATTTTCGCTTAAAGAACCAAGTGCCAGACCACGAGCTCAGACAAAGGGAATGAAAAAGCCTAAGCGTCAGAAAATGTCCAGGAAAGCAAAACTAAATGAGCTCAAGTGGTACCGCTTGAAGGCAAAAAAGAAGTTGAAATCTCCAAATCCTGAAGTTAGGATTAGATACAAACTTGAAAAGGTTGGATACATGATGACTTTTCCCTCTCATTTTATCCATTTCTTAACAATTGTTTTTTAAGATGTGTGAATTTCCATCAGTCATTTGTTActctcaaaaaaagaaaatttacaAACATTTATCTTCTCCAGATCCCTTCATCAACAGCAAAACTGTAAAAGTAGTTTTGGGTTCTATAGCTCCTTACAGTGTGCCACTTAAAATTCTGCTGTTCTGTAAATATAATTTGATGAAGATGTTCATTTTCCTTTATTCTTGATGTATAGTTGATGTTTCTAAGCCTTCCTGACTTGCATATGTTTGTAGTTCAGgctaaaaggaaagaagaatggcTGATTGAGAAACTGAGGAAATATGAGATTCCGAAAGTTCCAGGACCTGAATATGATCCCGAAATCCTTACCGAAGAAGAGCGGTTCTACCTCAAACGTACtggtgaaaagaagaaaaattatgtCCCTGTTGGGAGACGAGGAGTATTTGGTGGCGTGGTTCTCAACATGCATCTCCACTGGAAGAAACATGAAACCGTGAAAGTAGTCTGCAAGCCTTGCAGACCTGGCCAGGTTCATGAATATGCTGAGGAGCTGGCAAGACTCAGCAAAGGCACTGTGATTGATATAAAACCTAATAACATTGTAATATTTTATCGTGGAAAGAACTACGTGCAACCAGAAGTTATGTCACCTCCTGACACGCTTTCTAAGCAGAAGGTAACAATTTTATCCATGTTTTATTATGTGATATATCCATTTCAGTGCAATTCATTTACATTTTGTTTACGTCCATTCACACAGTGGTGGGAGTACATCTGTCCCTCCCCAGACCCCTCAGTGGTGAGAACCTTTTGCAGTCAGCCACCTTTGAATATCCATTCACACTATCCTGGCCCATCTTGTTCGGCATGATTAAACAAATGGACATACAATACCTCTAGAAATGTTAATTCTCTAATCCAAATGTTGTTACTTTGGCATGAGGCTTATGCCATATGCTCCTGCCGACCAAGTTGGGAATTGCAATTGCACTTACATAGATCATCCCTTGAACTTGTCATTGTTGAACTTCGCTTATGTACATTCCAAAGAGATTCTAAACCtcccagaaaccaccaaagcacCAAGGCATTTGCTGCTTTGGCACCATATATTCCTAATGTTCATCTGTGCCTCTTTGCCCCAGAGCTACATTCTTGACGGTGTTAATCAAACTTCTAGAACCTTATCATTTATGAATTAGTAGGAACCTTCACAATTCCATCAGCTAAAGATATATTGTTTTTCCTTTGTTCCAGTTTCTCTGACCGGTTGTAAATGTTTGCAGGCCCTGGAGAAATATAGATTTGAGCAATCTCTTGAACACACCAGCCAGTATATTGAGAAGCTGGAAAAAGAGCTAGAAGAGTATCAAAAGCATGTTGCCTTGTATAAAAAGCGTGAAGAAACTACTGCCGGAAACTCCATGAACAGTAATTAAATgagtttttctttacttttttggtagaatttttttcttaatttatggCTATATGTTTGATCAAAAAGGGCCCATTGCTGCAATCTGCATTGACTGCAGCCCATAATCTTCTTGAATATAATTTTGTACGATGAAGAATTCTAACAGATCACTTGAGAGAAGGTTCCCACCCATTCGAGTGAGCTGAAGACACTGCACTTATGGTAGGATTGCTGATCACCACTACCACCAAAAGAGAGAGTAAAGATCCTGGTCTGTCCAAGCGGATATAAATTTCCTCATTTGATATGAACTGCCAGCTTGATAAGTTGTTGCAGTTTTCTAGGAGacttaaaaaattaattcaaactccAACAATGTTGTAGATaatgttaaataaatatgatattgtTATTTTGCCAAGAATTTCTTGTTGTATCCGTATTGACGCTCCTCTCTATCCTATCCTTTTCTCTGATGTTATCCTAGAATCATTGTGACGGGCTCTAAGAATCTACTGTGAAGAGAGAATTCATAAATTATCCAAGATTCTGCGCATACTGTTgtctatttaaaatttgaaaccattttttctcttaattttaaGTACAGTATTGATCATATGCACATGTTCCTTGTTTGGTCAAGAGATCTTGCAACTTAATGATGTTGTGGTTTGGTCCCACCATGCAGGCGTGTCGTGGGGTAAACCAATAGCATTTGCCTGATCAAGTTCTGATAGATTCGATACAGCTGCGGCTTGAGTTGGAGAATGCTGGAGCTTTGCCTAGAAATGTACCTCAGTCACCACGACAATAACTGTGAAGCTATTGCCCTTTCATATCATTTACAGTGAAGCAATTGACCTTCATgttttcttctcctcgatctcttTGCATTCAGCCTTGATGTTTTGTTATGGTTTTCGGCTCACTCACTGATTAGCAGGACGGGCAACCTCACCATGCATGAGTGTGTTTGAAACCCTATGAGGCCTGCAACCATATCACATATAAAATGCAACAAATTAATTTAACCATGATGAAGAGCCTTACAAGTTACAATCCAATAACTCAATGTATAGCAAAAAACTATTTAGCAAACTGGGGTTCTGTACTCCCTTGCCAGGAGGAAAGGATATGCGACAGAAGTAACACTTAGAAAGAGGAAAAGATATGCCACTTTCACTTGCTATGGTTATGTGTCAAAAATTACAATTCCAAAGGAACAAAGACTTAACAAGAAAATAACAAGTTGGTGGTGAAATGAGCACTCTCCACTTGCACTTGTTGTAGAAGTGCCAAAATTGCATCTTTCTTTAGTGTATGGGTTTCTCATAGTTGTTGTGTACCTTTGTACATCCTAAAATCTCCACCTATGTAGGCAACCGTCCATTGGCAGAAAGTTGCACGTTATGCCCTGGTGAGGAGAGATGGACACTCACCACCAGTACAATGCATCAACGTATTTGGTCCCATGCATGGGCTAAATTGTCTAGATACTGCCAAATAGTTATAAAGGCTTCTTGAAGAGAAACCATACAGAGTAACGTTCAATAATTCATTCAGCTTTACAAGCCGCTTGATCTATTTTGTCTGAGGTGTACTGATACTGAGGGAGTTGCAGACTTGCAGTACTCTTTGGTATCTTGTTGTTCtgtcacaataaaattttatcttgACAACATAGATTAACTGCCAATTTTATATGTAATGGGACTGATTGATTATCGTTATATGCTACAAGATATCATCATTTGGGATATCCAAGAAGCTGGAGCAATGCTTTCACATGAAGGATTTTAGAAGGGAGCTGCTATCCTGAGGCTTTTCCAGGCGTTATGGATTTAAAAGTCCTTTAGCCTTTAGTCGCCGTATTCTTTATTCAATAGAGAACCATTGCCAAAGGAAGATTCCTAAACCTCTGGTACTCAATGGTGTTTAAAAGGTGGCCAAAAGCAAAGAGACCAACGAGAGGGTAAGTTATTCTTCAATACCCAATCCACAAGCAGCAAGAAATAGAATACCCTCAATATATTGGTAGGGTAGAGGTATCATCATATTCCAGCATCAAGCACTCCCCTCTCTATTCCACTTGTCATGATGCTATTCGTTTGCGGCGTTGCCATGCTGGTTTGATACTTCTTAGCAATCAAAATTCAAGATCATTTATAGAAGGACCATGGGGGAAGGTATGTTGTTTGTGacaatgtgagatagataagctTCTCTGCAGGACATTTATATTCTTCAAATCAGtatgactcaattttttttttttttttttttgttctcccaTTCACCTTTGCTTTTAATATTTAGTGTCATATCTTACCTTATTATTTGCCTCAAAATACGCGTCCTGTCGGTTTCTCGGGGCACCATTTGCTGCAGACTCATTGGCAACATCGGCTTGGATAATTGAATGATATATAATAGTCAGCCATCTCTCTGCGGTCCCCTCCTCCAATTTTGTTTATTATTTCTCCCATACTGGACCTTGAGAAACCCTTGCAGGTAGGTAACCCACAGAGTTCTGAGATTTTATGCAAAACCAACTGACAAATCTAACTGCTGCTCTTTCATTATGCTAACAATCAACTAGTACTTTTATTGCATGTATCCTCCTATAAAATAATTTAGGTGAAAAGTTTGTCACCAATATTAGAAGGTAGTGGATTAGATTGTGAAGTCAGAACTTGTGTTAGGAGTATATTCAAACAACTGTTCTTTTAAGTACACTCATGGCTTGGTGTGGCTTTTGGCCCCTTGGCTTGGCcaattggaggccttgaagtggAAGATGCTTATAACCACCATATATTAAAGAATGGCACATGTGAATGTGTGATTGAACCTTTCATGGCTTGGAAAGGGAGTCTTACTCGCTGGCAACATATTTCTTAAAGGAGACAATCTTCCTTTCGACCTGAGTCGAAAGCTGGTGAATGACCCAAACGCTGGATTTGTGGGAGATGGTTTCgctgaatctaaaaaaaaataaagggtgaaaaagaagaagaaaaagaaaatggatTACCATTCAGGGATGTAAGGTTTGTTATTTGGTTGATTTTAGTGTTGGCCAATCAAATGCATTGAGATATATAACCATACAAATTCATTTTGATCTTCATTCCGACCAAATGTGTTCAGAGTCGGAATCAGAATGGCcatattttttgacatatttaatttataatcaaaaataaaattacaataaaataaaaatattatgaaaaaaataaaaattaaatttaaaaaaattaaaatatttttattttattttaaaatcaaaattttaaaaaaaatttcaatcaaataattaaaataaaaatcactcATTTTTATTCTCATGCTCGCTATAGTTCAACTATCttcaatcaaatatatttttaatttatattaaatatatttttgatgttTTCTAATTTACAAAGAACAGATTTGTGGGCTGCAAATATTTTCCTCGGAACAAGGAATTCAATTATTTTGAATTCCTAAAAAGAAGGCCGCGGAACTCTACTTaagaggaagaggaggcggcTTAGCAAGTATGACAGTTTATTCAAGAAAACAGTGTCCTGCGCCCTCTCACGTCAAAATCTCAAATACGGAATGTTTTGGTAATGTTGCAAGCAAACAAGTCGCCAAACCAAACCCGGAAAACCAGCTGGGAGGTCAGTTTTATATTAGTATCCTAATCCTAATTCTCAACGTTCATTAGATTTTTCAACATCCACAGTGGATCAACCATCACTCCTTTTCTTGAACATTCTATAGATGATATATTTTGGTTCCATCaaatacaaaataataaaaatgacttaatttcctttcttttttttaaataagacATATATTGCAGCCTGCTATCCATAATAGGAGAATCACTTTTTTGCATACATGTTGAGGTATGTAATTACAAACCTATTTGAAGATAAAAATTTTACTGGAGTTAGTCTCTTTGGCACTATAATTATATGAGTTGGGCTACACATTTTATGTTTACTTATTGAAAGAGAAgttaacaattcaaaatgaatacTAGGCTAACCAAATTCAAGATCCCATCTATTAAACATGATCTACACTAAGGAAAAAACCAAAAACAAAATTAACGCATTTTGATGGTCACCAATATAATCATCAAGTATGTATTAAAatgtataattaaaaaaatattatattttactataatctaatcatcaaaatcTAGTAAATATATAGATCACGATCGTTAAAATAGCACCATGCTAGCAAAATTGATAGCATTCATTTTTACACTGCTAGAGATcatcaaaatatataaatgttGGTTTCAtcgatttaaatttttaactctcttCATGTGTCATTAATTTTTAAGTCAAAAACTCTTTATGAGCAAATGTATGGTGTGCAGTCCAACTTCAAGTATATTCAGTGAGTGTTAGCTTCTCAATCTAAACAAGCATTTAACTTTATCCTGCTAGAATAACAAGATACTTGGGTTTCATCATGGCACTGGTGAGCCAAGTGGCCTCTGCACCACTTGTCAAAAACAAATCGGCTGCCACCATGAGAGGGAAGGCAAAATAGCTGGCCTTCAGCCAGTACCCAGGCTGCCAAGTCTTTAACGTGGTCAGGGGAGAGGGAGAGTTAGTGTGAATTTTTGAATGTTGGGCCCCtaccttctttattttttttttggtgcaatcCCCCTACCATCTTTGATGTTGCAGTTGGACTGGTCTTCGCTCCACATTCCAGTACAAAGCCCATTGGCGGATGAGTACAATGCTGAATCTCCCCCAACCAATATTAtagcttgtcttcttcttctggcCCTTTGAAGCTCCCTAAGCAACAAGAACTGAGGACCGGTACCCTTCCCAATGCCCTTTTACCAGCCCTCCCCTTTATTTCCTGTGACAAAACCCAGGTTGGAACAGAGCAAAATAAAGCACCCCACCACAGAAAACGGAGGCAAAGACAGTGAAGTATCATTATTCACTGCCCCATTCACATTTCACCACCCTCTGCAACCTCCCTTTCAAGACACTAttgaaatatataatattatataaataccaGAACATCTAGCTGACCAAACCCATGCATCAGATTCCATTTCTCTTGAGGTTAACGACTCATGGGCTTTGGGTAGAAGCAGAGTCCTTTTCTTCCCATGGTAAAGTAATAGccatcctcttctctctctttttggttTCCCCTGAATAACCATTTGATTTTTAGGAAAATATAAGCTTCTTTTGTGTCTTGCTTTTGCTGCTTTTTGGGCTTTCCTCCGATGTGTTGTTCATGATGTGGTTTACCATTGGGAAATGGGTGGCTTAGTGCTGCACCTCTTGATGGCATTCTTTTATGTTCAAATGACCTTGTTTTACCATTCCTTTTTCTAACCCTGTTGTTATTTTTCCTCAGTGGACATTAGTCTGGGAACTGTACTTTTTTTCTCATTTGATTGGTGTTTATGGGGCCTCCACCTTTATCATCCATTTTTGTAGGGACAAAAGCTCAGATCTTTCCATGTGTTGCGAAAAAAGGAGGTATGGGCAGAGGAGATATCATCTCAGGTTAATGTCTCCTCTTCAGATAATGCTGTTATTGAATGTTTAATCTCACTTTCAACAGCTCGAGATGAAGTTCGATCATTGAGATTAGAATCTTATGCTTGAGAAGTGAATACGCAAAAGAGTTCTCtctgtaagttcttcctttccttCATGCTTGTGGACTTTATCAAATTTTCCATTCCAAGAGACTTCTTTAGGTTTTTGTCAAACATTCCATTCCAACGAACATGGGTAGTGATCTAAATTAGGAACATATTCTCCACTAGGAAATTTCTTTGCgaatatttcaaatttatcaagtAACAGATGTagcttgtaattttttttcttctcttcaatcTTCATTCTTTAGTTACTCTTCTGTTGGAAAACTCAACATTTTGATAACCTCCACCAAGCTTCATTTTCTTCATGGATGGACcatctccacctggagctcctcAGGACCTTCCCATTTCTGATGAGTTCCAGGATTCCACAGAACCAAACACAAAGGCATTGACCATCAAAACAGCAGGATCATCGGCCGATAATGGCGAAAGATCTGCTCCCATGTCTCCTTTCATCTCAATCTCTCCACACTTGAACTCCCCCTCTCCACCTTCCTCTGCGTTTGTTTCGGCATTACAGTCACCTTATATATCTCCAAGGGCCTTCGAACCACCACCAGACAGCATCACCACTCCATCAGCTGCAGTCCCATCTCCAACCTCATACTCTGGTTCTCATTCTGATGACATTCCAAGCACTTCCTACACTCCCCCATCAGAAAGATATGATTTCCCCATCGACCCAACTGATCAAAAGCCAAAGTTCTCCGATGCGGCGCGAATCTCATTCTCCTTCCCAGTCCCCCGAAACTCTATCACAAAAGGTTCTGTCTCCCCTTCCTCCAATACGAAGCTCCGCAGCTGCGATGTTTACATTGGATTCCATGGCCAAAACCTTAATCTCATTCGCTTCTGTAAGTGGCTCAAGGCTGAGCTTGAGCTCCAAGGAATAGCCTCATTTGTTGCTGATCGAGCAAAGTATTCGGATACACAGAGCCATGAGATTGCCGATCGAATCATATGCTCGGCAACCTTTGGTGTTGTTGTCATGACTCCATCAAGCTTTCTTAATGCTCTCAGTGTGGAGGAGATCAGATTCTTTTCTcagaagaaaaatctcatcccTGTTTTGTTTGATACTGAGCTTTCGGAGAT
Above is a genomic segment from Elaeis guineensis isolate ETL-2024a chromosome 1, EG11, whole genome shotgun sequence containing:
- the LOC105039001 gene encoding uncharacterized protein isoform X2, with translation MAPLSRLASSKKIRSICGAVSSYRCLESSRCCPPRTSWTGFSDGYCSMPVLFIQRFTMVSHFSMCSCPHQREYKTISFSMPTAMSSLTVQRSVTYKLFGLQRWQPVRFRSNALVTLDTDDNVARFSLKEPSARPRAQTKGMKKPKRQKMSRKAKLNELKWYRLKAKKKLKSPNPEVRIRYKLEKAKRKEEWLIEKLRKYEIPKVPGPEYDPEILTEEERFYLKRTGEKKKNYVPVGRRGVFGGVVLNMHLHWKKHETVKVVCKPCRPGQVHEYAEELARLSKGTVIDIKPNNIVIFYRGKNYVQPEVMSPPDTLSKQKALEKYRFEQSLEHTSQYIEKLEKELEEYQKHVALYKKREETTAGNSMNSVSWGKPIAFA
- the LOC105039001 gene encoding uncharacterized protein isoform X1, which encodes MAPLSRLASSKKIRSICGAVSSYRCLESSRCCPPRTSWTGFSDGYCSMPVLFIQRFTMVSHFSMCSCPHQREYKTISFSMPTAMSSLTVQRSVTYKLFGLQRWQPVRFRSNALVTLDTDDNVARFSLKEPSARPRAQTKGMKKPKRQKMSRKAKLNELKWYRLKAKKKLKSPNPEVRIRYKLEKAKRKEEWLIEKLRKYEIPKVPGPEYDPEILTEEERFYLKRTGEKKKNYVPVGRRGVFGGVVLNMHLHWKKHETVKVVCKPCRPGQVHEYAEELARLSKGTVIDIKPNNIVIFYRGKNYVQPEVMSPPDTLSKQKALEKYRFEQSLEHTSQYIEKLEKELEEYQKHVALYKKREETTAGNSMNNHLREGSHPFE